A genome region from Thermomonospora amylolytica includes the following:
- a CDS encoding TetR/AcrR family transcriptional regulator: MTATPQTSPVPARPGRPRSARADKAILEATLDLLAEEAGVAGVSMEAVAARAGVGKTTVYRRWPNKERLIVDALAALKHPLPELAGRSVREDLLTLARSIGADHADRRSRCVWNVLGGFDRHPELLARYRQEVIEPRREVVRGVLRRGVATGELRPDLDIEVAVTMLVGAMTLQGRAPAPPPADPAGAAGRLAEGVVDALLRGIAA; encoded by the coding sequence GTGACGGCGACGCCCCAGACGAGCCCGGTCCCGGCCCGGCCGGGCCGGCCGCGCAGTGCCCGCGCCGACAAGGCCATCCTGGAGGCCACCCTCGACCTGCTCGCCGAGGAGGCGGGCGTGGCCGGGGTCTCCATGGAGGCGGTCGCCGCGCGCGCCGGGGTCGGCAAGACCACCGTCTACCGGCGCTGGCCCAACAAGGAACGGCTCATCGTCGACGCGCTGGCCGCCCTCAAGCACCCCCTTCCCGAACTGGCCGGCCGGTCGGTCCGCGAGGACCTGCTGACGCTGGCCCGGTCCATCGGCGCCGACCACGCCGACAGGCGCAGCCGGTGCGTGTGGAACGTCCTCGGCGGCTTCGACAGGCATCCCGAACTGCTGGCCCGCTACCGGCAGGAGGTCATCGAGCCGCGCCGCGAGGTGGTGCGCGGGGTGCTGCGGCGCGGCGTCGCCACCGGCGAGCTGCGCCCCGACCTGGACATCGAGGTCGCCGTCACCATGCTGGTCGGCGCGATGACCCTGCAGGGACGCGCGCCCGCGCCGCCCCCCGCCGACCCGGCCGGCGCCGCCGGACGGCTGGCCGAAGGAGTGGTGGACGCCCTGCTGCGGGGCATCGCCGCCTGA